The proteins below are encoded in one region of Anaeromicrobium sediminis:
- a CDS encoding methyl-accepting chemotaxis protein, with the protein MKKRGKVKNRLIVILMIMAIVPLLALGFLTYGKTEDVLENNLTLSSKYAIEAVNEQINMYLDNIESEVMIISNDEVFYELADNDNPGVEGETRVRNVLDNIKQSDKDLMFLYLGTKNGDMYMEPNDQLSDGYDPRMRPWYKDAVSNKGKIVWTEPYIDDTTGETVITCTKALEKDGQVIGVVGIDLNLKTLSENVAKKTIGKDGYIYITDKDGIMISHKKKELIGKDDATKLTCWDNIKSNKSDFIRYEFQGADKFAAFTTNEKMGWKIIGALNEDELVSDTAAIKTFILIIIAITLLLAIGVSLMIASGISKPLNSLKKTISQVAAGDLRVKAQTNRNDEFGEIEDAVNDMIENIRDLIKGTQESSKVVLESSMALGTITNETTVAATEVARTIEEIATGANEQAKDTENGVIKINELAEEIDMIGQSTATMKDISNETGSLTVEGLNKVKELTQKSKETYDATVKVNDVVEMVDEKAKNIGMITEAISQIAEQTNLLALNAAIESARAGEHGRGFSVVAEEVRKLAEESSNAANEIRDLIGAIQKESKYAVEAVGKVNEIMKEQDVAVEETNSIFNQMSKSIENLIGRIEDVRENGNAVGANKDAIVNVIENISAASEQTSASTQEVSATTEEQLASMEQVSSHAEDLKELAHKLEDEVNKFKI; encoded by the coding sequence ATGAAGAAAAGAGGGAAGGTAAAAAATCGATTAATTGTTATACTTATGATTATGGCAATTGTACCTTTACTTGCATTAGGGTTCTTAACCTATGGCAAAACGGAAGATGTTTTAGAGAATAACCTTACGTTATCATCTAAATATGCCATTGAAGCTGTAAATGAACAAATAAACATGTATTTAGATAATATTGAAAGTGAAGTAATGATTATTTCTAACGATGAAGTATTCTATGAACTAGCAGACAATGATAACCCTGGTGTGGAAGGTGAAACTCGTGTGAGAAATGTGTTAGATAATATTAAGCAAAGTGATAAAGATTTAATGTTTTTATACCTAGGAACTAAAAATGGGGATATGTATATGGAACCAAATGACCAATTATCAGATGGTTATGATCCTAGGATGAGACCTTGGTATAAGGATGCAGTAAGTAATAAAGGGAAAATAGTTTGGACAGAACCATATATTGATGATACAACTGGAGAAACCGTAATAACCTGTACTAAAGCATTAGAAAAAGATGGTCAAGTAATTGGAGTTGTGGGAATAGATTTAAATTTAAAAACTCTATCTGAAAATGTTGCCAAAAAGACTATAGGGAAAGATGGATATATATACATAACAGATAAAGATGGTATTATGATAAGTCATAAGAAGAAAGAGTTAATAGGAAAAGATGACGCCACTAAATTAACATGTTGGGATAATATAAAAAGTAATAAAAGTGATTTCATTAGGTATGAATTCCAAGGAGCAGATAAGTTTGCAGCCTTCACAACTAACGAAAAAATGGGATGGAAGATTATTGGTGCTCTTAATGAGGATGAATTAGTATCGGACACAGCAGCCATTAAGACGTTTATATTAATTATTATTGCTATAACCTTATTATTAGCCATTGGAGTGTCTTTAATGATTGCTAGTGGTATTTCTAAACCACTAAATTCTTTAAAGAAGACGATTAGTCAAGTGGCAGCAGGAGATTTAAGGGTTAAAGCGCAAACTAATAGAAATGATGAATTTGGTGAAATTGAAGATGCCGTTAATGACATGATTGAAAATATTAGGGATTTAATAAAAGGAACTCAAGAATCGTCTAAGGTAGTATTAGAATCTTCTATGGCGTTAGGTACCATAACTAATGAAACTACAGTGGCAGCAACAGAAGTGGCAAGAACCATAGAAGAAATAGCTACTGGAGCGAATGAACAGGCTAAAGATACGGAAAATGGAGTTATAAAGATAAATGAATTAGCAGAAGAAATAGACATGATAGGCCAATCTACAGCTACCATGAAAGATATATCTAATGAGACTGGTTCATTAACTGTGGAAGGTTTAAACAAAGTTAAAGAATTAACTCAAAAATCAAAAGAAACCTATGATGCAACTGTGAAAGTAAATGATGTGGTTGAAATGGTAGATGAAAAGGCTAAAAATATAGGGATGATAACAGAGGCCATATCTCAAATTGCAGAACAAACTAATTTACTTGCATTAAATGCAGCTATAGAATCGGCTAGAGCTGGAGAACATGGTAGAGGATTCTCTGTAGTTGCAGAAGAAGTGAGAAAATTAGCAGAAGAATCATCTAATGCGGCTAATGAAATTAGGGATTTAATAGGAGCTATACAAAAGGAGTCCAAATATGCAGTAGAAGCCGTGGGAAAAGTAAATGAGATTATGAAGGAACAAGACGTGGCTGTAGAAGAAACTAATAGCATATTTAATCAAATGTCTAAGTCTATAGAAAATCTCATAGGTAGAATAGAAGATGTAAGGGAGAATGGAAACGCTGTAGGGGCTAACAAGGACGCCATAGTTAATGTAATAGAAAATATATCAGCGGCTTCAGAACAAACATCTGCATCTACTCAAGAAGTATCTGCTACTACGGAAGAACAATTGGCATCTATGGAACAAGTGTCTTCCCATGCAGAGGACTTAAAGGAATTAGCTCATAAATTAGAAGATGAAGTAAATAAATTTAAAATATAG
- a CDS encoding methyl-accepting chemotaxis protein, protein MKKRKKIRNRLIAMLMLITLCPLMLLGVMSYGKSEKVLKENLVLSSKNSIEGINESISNFLLNTEEIINIGVDNKHFKELAEKKERIELNEEIVMEMLKNMQENDENIVSIYMGTKDGDMYLYPADDLTGYDPRTRGWYQDALKNKDFVIWTEPYIDATTDEIVITPAKAVEYNGELVGVIGIDLEINRLAKELSKKTIGKDGYVYITDKNGIMISHRNGEIVGTDEATKWASWNSIQNNDSDFIDYEEDGQKNFATFETVERTKWKIVGVLSEKELLDSTNGIKMFMVYIGIGTLLVCIFISLHIANGISKPLNTLKGVFSQISKGDLTVRVKTHKNDEFGEIEDDFNHMVESIQNLIGEMKESSHVVMDSSESLGNITEESVQAVTEVAKTIEEIALGANEQAMNTENGAVKVNELGTQIDSIANLANNMKSISSETEKLTTTGLNKVKILTNKSKDSYESSVKVNEIVGMVDEKAKNIGVIIDTISQISEQTNLLALNAAIESARAGEHGRGFSVVAEEVRKLAEESSNAANEIRSLIESIQKESKDAVNAMGKVSEIIEEQDAVVGETSEIFNNMYGSIEGLTKAIDEIQENSNNVVLNKNHIVESIGSMSASAEETSAATQQVSATVEEQLASMEQVSSHSQELKKLSHKLEETVEQFKI, encoded by the coding sequence ATGAAAAAAAGAAAAAAAATAAGAAATAGGTTAATAGCCATGCTTATGCTAATAACCTTATGTCCTTTAATGCTACTGGGTGTAATGTCATATGGAAAGTCAGAAAAAGTATTAAAGGAAAACCTAGTTCTATCTTCAAAAAATTCTATAGAAGGGATAAATGAAAGTATATCAAATTTTTTATTAAACACTGAAGAAATTATAAACATAGGTGTAGACAACAAACACTTTAAAGAACTAGCAGAGAAAAAGGAAAGAATAGAATTAAATGAAGAAATTGTTATGGAAATGTTGAAAAACATGCAGGAAAACGATGAAAATATAGTTAGTATTTATATGGGTACTAAAGATGGAGATATGTATCTTTATCCAGCAGATGATTTAACTGGATATGATCCAAGGACTAGAGGCTGGTATCAAGATGCATTAAAAAATAAAGACTTTGTCATTTGGACAGAACCATATATTGATGCAACTACAGATGAAATAGTAATAACTCCAGCAAAAGCTGTGGAATACAATGGTGAATTGGTAGGGGTTATAGGTATAGACCTAGAAATCAATAGGTTAGCAAAGGAATTATCAAAAAAGACCATAGGAAAAGATGGATATGTGTACATAACCGATAAAAACGGTATAATGATAAGCCATAGAAATGGAGAAATTGTAGGAACTGATGAAGCTACAAAATGGGCTTCCTGGAATTCTATTCAAAATAATGATAGTGATTTTATTGATTACGAGGAAGATGGTCAAAAGAATTTTGCTACTTTTGAAACAGTTGAAAGAACTAAGTGGAAGATAGTAGGTGTCTTAAGTGAAAAGGAGTTATTAGACAGTACTAATGGTATTAAAATGTTTATGGTATACATTGGAATAGGTACATTATTAGTCTGTATATTCATATCACTACATATAGCAAATGGAATATCTAAACCATTAAATACTTTAAAAGGAGTTTTTTCACAGATTTCAAAGGGTGATTTAACTGTGAGAGTAAAAACTCACAAGAATGATGAATTTGGAGAAATTGAAGATGACTTTAATCATATGGTGGAAAGCATTCAAAACTTAATAGGGGAAATGAAAGAATCCTCCCATGTAGTAATGGATTCATCTGAATCTTTAGGGAACATAACGGAAGAATCTGTACAAGCTGTAACAGAAGTAGCTAAAACCATAGAAGAAATTGCACTTGGTGCAAATGAACAAGCAATGAATACAGAAAATGGAGCTGTAAAGGTAAATGAATTAGGTACACAAATAGACTCCATAGCTAATTTAGCTAATAACATGAAAAGCATATCTAGTGAAACAGAAAAGTTAACTACAACTGGTTTAAATAAAGTAAAAATACTTACAAATAAATCTAAAGATTCCTATGAAAGCTCAGTGAAAGTAAATGAAATAGTAGGAATGGTAGATGAAAAAGCCAAAAATATTGGAGTAATAATAGATACCATATCTCAGATATCAGAACAAACTAATTTATTAGCTTTAAATGCAGCTATAGAATCAGCTAGAGCTGGTGAACATGGAAGAGGATTTTCAGTAGTAGCAGAAGAAGTGAGAAAGTTAGCAGAAGAATCTTCTAATGCAGCTAATGAAATAAGGAGTTTAATAGAATCCATTCAAAAGGAATCTAAAGATGCCGTAAATGCCATGGGTAAAGTAAGTGAAATAATAGAGGAACAAGATGCAGTAGTAGGGGAAACTAGTGAAATATTTAACAATATGTATGGTTCCATAGAAGGATTGACAAAGGCTATAGACGAGATACAAGAAAATAGTAACAATGTGGTATTAAATAAAAATCACATAGTAGAGAGTATAGGAAGTATGTCAGCATCAGCAGAAGAAACATCGGCAGCTACACAGCAGGTATCTGCCACAGTAGAAGAGCAACTAGCTTCTATGGAACAAGTATCTAGCCATTCTCAGGAACTAAAAAAACTATCTCATAAGTTAGAAGAAACAGTAGAACAATTTAAAATATAA
- a CDS encoding YcdB/YcdC domain-containing protein, producing MKGKICKILVLILLFTSIGTTMAFGQDMGLEEAIHKAKEKVNIPNQYEKFNYNVYTISDKKIWGMNWVNEKTNESIHVSVNEDGDMVSYRYYDGKYNKENKIPRYSKDEAIKEAKDFIKEMDPNLLDEVKYEYDKKEKLPVRKYSMFFYRVIDDIPFYENGIEVSVDSDTGKVISYNKMWDTMKFPSNKNIISEDKAKEIFKKDLGLELVYKFKYEEDVVKPYLAYVLKYDRQNSIDANTGKVVKADYYYIDYPRYGNVTMKEDKAAVRSLSPEEQKAVDSSKDIMSKEKAEKIARSIDELNIGSEYKLENANIYKVYPQNERFKWELYFKKEEDKKYDYVNVSLDAKDGKVLSFYKGREYTNEKGKYEKEEAKKMVEKFLEKFSIDYKNTAYKEYDEVSYENIEMPGHYTFTYRRLVNNIPVRDNFIRVTFNNVTGEIQSYNLNWFDVKFPTGNTISLDEAYDIMFKEMGMELNFRRRYEKPKLMPANKNCNVALVYSIKGHYPVIYDGITGKLLDYNGKPIIIENEENSKTISGHKYEKEMNGLSEYGILSIEEGFNPDSKILQKDFLKLTLNAVGQYYKKDDMDEMYRVLMNKNIIKEEEKNPEGMVTEQEAAKFIVRALGYEEIAKLGDIFKYPYNPNAVDEEYIGYITIANKLSIIKDEFKPNSDLTNGRSAYMIYNYLTR from the coding sequence ATGAAGGGGAAAATATGTAAGATTTTAGTATTAATACTTTTATTTACTAGTATTGGTACTACCATGGCATTTGGTCAAGATATGGGCTTAGAAGAAGCAATACATAAAGCTAAAGAAAAAGTGAATATACCAAATCAGTACGAGAAATTTAACTACAATGTGTACACCATAAGTGATAAAAAAATATGGGGAATGAATTGGGTCAATGAAAAAACTAATGAATCTATTCATGTATCCGTTAATGAAGATGGGGATATGGTGTCATATAGATATTACGATGGAAAGTACAACAAAGAAAATAAAATACCTAGATATAGTAAGGATGAGGCCATAAAAGAGGCTAAGGATTTCATAAAAGAAATGGATCCTAACTTATTAGATGAAGTGAAATATGAGTATGACAAAAAAGAAAAATTACCAGTTAGAAAATATAGTATGTTTTTCTATAGAGTAATAGATGATATTCCTTTTTATGAAAATGGCATAGAAGTAAGTGTAGATTCAGATACGGGTAAAGTAATTAGTTACAACAAAATGTGGGATACTATGAAATTCCCTAGCAATAAAAATATTATTAGTGAAGATAAGGCTAAGGAAATATTTAAAAAAGATCTAGGGTTAGAGCTAGTTTATAAATTTAAGTATGAAGAAGATGTGGTAAAACCTTATTTAGCATATGTACTTAAGTATGATAGACAAAATAGCATAGATGCTAATACGGGTAAAGTAGTAAAAGCTGATTATTACTACATTGATTATCCAAGATATGGAAATGTTACTATGAAAGAAGATAAGGCAGCCGTACGTTCCCTATCTCCAGAAGAGCAAAAGGCTGTAGATTCTTCAAAGGATATAATGAGCAAGGAAAAGGCAGAAAAAATAGCTAGAAGTATAGACGAATTAAATATAGGAAGTGAATATAAATTAGAAAATGCAAACATATATAAAGTTTATCCACAAAATGAAAGATTCAAGTGGGAGTTATACTTTAAAAAAGAAGAAGATAAAAAATATGACTATGTAAATGTGAGTTTAGATGCCAAGGATGGAAAGGTATTAAGTTTTTATAAAGGTAGAGAATACACTAATGAAAAGGGTAAATATGAAAAAGAAGAAGCTAAAAAGATGGTGGAGAAATTCTTAGAAAAGTTTTCTATAGATTATAAGAACACTGCTTATAAGGAGTATGATGAAGTATCATATGAAAACATAGAAATGCCTGGTCACTATACTTTTACATACAGAAGATTAGTAAATAATATTCCTGTAAGAGATAATTTCATAAGAGTTACCTTTAACAATGTAACGGGAGAAATTCAGTCATATAATTTAAATTGGTTTGATGTAAAATTCCCAACAGGAAATACCATATCTCTAGATGAGGCATATGATATTATGTTTAAAGAAATGGGTATGGAACTGAATTTTAGAAGAAGATATGAAAAACCTAAATTAATGCCTGCTAATAAAAACTGTAATGTGGCCTTAGTATATTCTATAAAAGGTCATTATCCAGTTATATATGATGGTATAACAGGCAAATTATTAGACTATAATGGTAAACCTATAATAATAGAAAATGAAGAAAATAGTAAAACAATAAGTGGGCATAAATATGAAAAAGAAATGAATGGGTTAAGTGAATACGGTATATTATCCATTGAAGAAGGATTTAATCCGGATAGTAAAATACTTCAAAAGGATTTTTTAAAGTTAACATTAAACGCTGTGGGACAATATTATAAGAAAGATGATATGGATGAAATGTACAGAGTGTTAATGAATAAGAACATTATTAAAGAAGAAGAAAAAAATCCAGAAGGTATGGTAACAGAACAAGAAGCAGCCAAGTTTATAGTAAGGGCTTTAGGCTATGAGGAGATAGCTAAATTAGGAGATATATTTAAGTATCCATATAATCCTAATGCAGTAGATGAAGAATATATTGGATATATTACTATAGCTAACAAGTTAAGCATTATTAAGGATGAATTTAAGCCTAATAGTGATTTAACAAATGGAAGATCAGCTTATATGATATACAACTATTTAACAAGATAG
- a CDS encoding protease complex subunit PrcB family protein yields MKKTLLIIGLILLSTVLVFGCFKDKSKNNPLAYTQLKMEKLSNEEQLSKWILNNKDKEGLYSEVINGQTYLLIVGSTQNTVGYNIHLKDLYSDDDYLYVDYSIIEPPKDSVVTTALDNPFLVAKLKGKPEFQRAIKF; encoded by the coding sequence ATGAAAAAAACATTGTTAATTATAGGTTTAATACTTCTATCTACCGTATTAGTATTTGGTTGTTTTAAAGACAAATCTAAAAATAATCCTCTAGCTTATACACAATTGAAAATGGAAAAGTTATCTAATGAAGAACAATTATCCAAATGGATACTTAATAATAAGGATAAAGAAGGTTTATATTCTGAAGTCATAAATGGACAAACTTATCTATTAATAGTAGGTAGTACGCAAAATACGGTGGGATATAATATCCATTTGAAGGACTTATATAGTGATGATGACTATTTATATGTGGATTACTCCATAATAGAACCACCAAAGGACAGTGTGGTTACTACTGCACTAGATAATCCATTTTTAGTAGCAAAATTAAAAGGAAAACCTGAATTTCAACGTGCTATAAAATTTTAA
- a CDS encoding YjjW family glycine radical enzyme activase — protein MKALVNKIIPFSFVDGEGNRFSIFLQGCNFDCSYCHNPETINLCISCSSCVDKCPVGALKKDQKVFYDKDKCINCDECIKVCAHGSTPKASKLSVDEIVEQIQVVGPFLSGITISGGECTLQRDFIIELAKKVKPMGLTVFVDTNGYLPIWKDRELLDNIDKVMLDVKSFNGEEHVALTKKANDSVLENLKILLEKKKIYEVRTVIVPKLLDNENNVKNISKIISNIDENVRYKLIKYRPLGVRIDKLKGSTPEDEYMKKLMDMARVNGCKNVISSL, from the coding sequence AGTTTTGTAGATGGAGAAGGAAATAGATTTTCTATCTTTTTGCAAGGGTGTAATTTTGACTGTTCATACTGTCACAATCCAGAAACTATAAATCTATGTATAAGCTGTAGTTCTTGCGTAGATAAATGTCCAGTAGGGGCTTTGAAAAAAGATCAAAAAGTATTTTATGATAAAGATAAATGTATAAATTGTGATGAGTGCATTAAAGTATGTGCCCATGGAAGCACTCCTAAGGCCTCAAAATTGAGCGTGGATGAGATTGTAGAGCAAATACAAGTAGTTGGTCCATTTTTGTCTGGAATCACCATATCAGGAGGAGAGTGCACTTTACAAAGGGACTTTATAATAGAGTTGGCTAAAAAGGTGAAACCTATGGGTCTTACTGTGTTTGTGGATACTAATGGTTATCTGCCAATTTGGAAGGATAGAGAATTGTTAGATAATATAGATAAGGTTATGCTGGATGTTAAGTCTTTTAATGGTGAAGAACATGTTGCATTAACTAAAAAGGCGAATGACTCCGTATTAGAAAATTTAAAGATTCTTTTAGAGAAGAAAAAAATATATGAAGTTAGAACCGTAATAGTACCGAAATTATTAGATAATGAAAATAATGTGAAAAATATTAGCAAGATAATAAGCAATATAGATGAAAATGTAAGATATAAGCTAATAAAATATAGACCATTAGGTGTGAGAATAGATAAATTAAAAGGATCTACTCCTGAAGATGAATATATGAAAAAGTTAATGGATATGGCCAGGGTAAATGGTTGTAAGAATGTAATAAGCTCCCTATAA
- a CDS encoding 3D domain-containing protein: protein MKSKLKRIIPLIVLIIFSMTVVVYGEDPIVGVVIDNETTVQLKANMKSQIVENLGIGDKVYIDKAEGKWYRVSTDEGRWGFVHSENVSIINEEEVLFEDATVNTGSVFVLKEPNIDSNMIGTLGFLSKVTVLNKKDDWAYISLGDEPIGWTKYDDLITTSSYPEGKVTEEQVQVLDKNSTDGQVLFNISKGDIVKIKDYEDNYFKIEIDEKEGWILTEDIKTVHKDYIKESFVVSKVEKKNLTAQEVFKEIIESSRLLGEDYTATAYDLSIKSCGKAIGAKYRGITRSGIDLNGKQWGDAMVVAVDPRVIPLGSKVLVMFDESDWRKKYNGVYLAGDTGGGVKGKTVDLYLGDIGNKEMKEVRDFGRAYKVKLYIID, encoded by the coding sequence TTGAAATCAAAATTGAAGAGGATTATTCCGCTAATAGTTCTAATTATTTTCAGTATGACTGTAGTTGTATATGGGGAAGACCCTATAGTTGGAGTTGTAATAGACAATGAAACTACAGTGCAATTAAAAGCCAATATGAAGTCCCAAATTGTAGAAAACCTTGGTATAGGCGACAAAGTATATATAGACAAAGCAGAGGGCAAATGGTATAGGGTATCTACAGATGAAGGTAGATGGGGATTTGTTCACTCTGAAAATGTGTCTATTATAAATGAAGAAGAAGTTTTATTTGAAGATGCCACAGTGAATACAGGAAGTGTATTTGTCCTTAAGGAGCCTAATATAGACTCCAATATGATAGGAACACTAGGATTTCTAAGTAAGGTAACAGTTTTAAATAAGAAAGATGATTGGGCCTATATATCCTTAGGAGATGAGCCCATAGGATGGACAAAATATGATGATTTGATTACCACATCCTCTTATCCAGAGGGAAAGGTTACTGAGGAGCAAGTTCAAGTATTAGACAAGAATTCCACAGATGGACAAGTACTATTTAATATTTCTAAGGGAGATATAGTAAAAATAAAAGATTATGAAGACAATTACTTTAAAATAGAAATTGATGAAAAAGAAGGTTGGATACTTACAGAAGATATTAAGACTGTACATAAAGATTATATAAAGGAATCTTTTGTTGTATCCAAAGTGGAAAAAAAGAATTTAACAGCACAAGAAGTATTTAAAGAAATTATAGAAAGTAGTAGACTACTAGGAGAGGATTATACAGCTACAGCCTATGACTTATCCATAAAATCTTGTGGTAAAGCCATAGGAGCTAAATATAGAGGAATTACAAGGTCAGGTATAGATTTAAATGGTAAGCAGTGGGGAGATGCTATGGTAGTAGCAGTAGACCCAAGAGTAATACCACTTGGAAGTAAGGTGCTAGTTATGTTTGATGAATCTGATTGGAGAAAGAAATATAATGGTGTATATTTAGCTGGAGACACAGGTGGTGGAGTAAAGGGAAAGACAGTAGATTTATATTTGGGAGATATAGGTAATAAAGAAATGAAAGAAGTCAGAGATTTTGGTAGAGCCTACAAAGTTAAATTATACATTATAGATTAA
- a CDS encoding ABC transporter ATP-binding protein, whose product MVFINAIDIKNVRKVFRVGEEKVVALDDVSLEVKAGEVCCLLGTSGSGKSTLLNMMAGLEKPTKGIISIAGRRVDKMTEEQLAIFRQKEIGFVFQSYNLLTSLTALENVSLPLTFRGFSKKVREKHGKEILRAVGLEKYVTHKPTQMSGGQQQRVGIARAFVSKPPIVFADEPTGNLDSRTTEEVMNLILKIAKDNNQTLIIVTHDRSIAEYADKVVYILDGNIQKIETREERECTEE is encoded by the coding sequence GTGGTATTTATTAATGCTATAGATATTAAAAACGTTAGGAAAGTTTTTCGAGTTGGAGAAGAAAAAGTTGTGGCCTTAGATGATGTGTCATTGGAGGTTAAAGCTGGGGAAGTATGTTGTTTATTAGGTACATCCGGGTCAGGTAAGTCTACTTTGTTAAATATGATGGCGGGCTTGGAAAAGCCTACTAAGGGTATTATTAGTATAGCAGGTCGTAGAGTTGATAAAATGACGGAAGAGCAATTGGCTATCTTTAGGCAAAAGGAAATAGGATTCGTATTCCAATCATATAATTTACTTACTTCTCTTACGGCCCTTGAAAATGTGAGCTTGCCTTTGACTTTTAGAGGGTTTAGTAAAAAGGTAAGGGAAAAGCATGGGAAGGAAATATTAAGGGCAGTAGGACTTGAGAAGTATGTAACCCATAAGCCAACTCAGATGAGTGGAGGACAGCAACAAAGGGTTGGAATCGCTCGCGCTTTTGTAAGTAAACCTCCTATAGTTTTTGCTGATGAGCCAACGGGAAACCTAGATTCTAGGACTACTGAGGAAGTTATGAACTTAATATTAAAAATAGCTAAGGACAATAATCAAACATTGATTATTGTAACCCATGATAGAAGTATTGCAGAATATGCAGATAAGGTTGTCTATATATTAGATGGAAATATACAAAAGATAGAAACTAGGGAGGAAAGAGAATGTACAGAAGAATAA